The following are encoded together in the Candidatus Omnitrophota bacterium genome:
- a CDS encoding GNAT family N-acetyltransferase, with the protein MIQVQEEGVKEKLKNVWRKDIFSILRSIKALSTRQQKAIDIYILNLWDKSLSSKEADEKKLRLWQEKIQIKTLSKNDRTYFDEYLELRKDILVKRSDLEDVLNLESRYFLAIRDARIIGAICLVLKKIPLRGGFDLEIIFKEDQAYLFQFYVVPEYRGNGLGFFLKSYITDFCRRQGYRYLVGAIDPSNNRSIHILTKLGYEKYARIIVFEQFLMKWHKFKWFKNMIRGLLTLKLFGRKPIKL; encoded by the coding sequence ATGATTCAAGTTCAAGAGGAAGGGGTTAAAGAAAAATTAAAGAATGTATGGCGAAAAGATATTTTTAGTATTCTACGTTCAATAAAAGCTTTATCAACTCGACAGCAAAAAGCAATTGATATTTACATTTTGAATCTTTGGGATAAGTCTCTGTCTTCTAAAGAGGCTGATGAAAAAAAACTACGTTTATGGCAGGAAAAAATCCAGATTAAAACTCTGTCTAAAAACGATAGGACATATTTTGATGAATATCTTGAATTGCGTAAAGATATTTTAGTTAAAAGAAGTGATTTGGAAGATGTTTTAAATTTGGAATCTCGTTATTTCCTAGCTATTCGGGATGCTCGTATTATCGGAGCTATTTGCTTAGTTCTTAAGAAGATTCCCTTGCGGGGAGGTTTTGATTTGGAGATTATTTTTAAAGAAGATCAAGCCTACTTATTTCAATTCTACGTAGTACCTGAATATAGGGGGAATGGATTAGGCTTTTTTCTTAAATCGTACATTACTGATTTTTGTCGTAGACAAGGATATAGATACCTGGTAGGAGCTATAGATCCCAGCAATAATCGTAGTATACATATATTGACAAAACTAGGATACGAAAAATATGCAAGAATCATAGTTTTTGAACAATTTTTAATGAAATGGCATAAATTTAAATGGTTTAAGAATATGATTCGAGGCTTGTTAACACTAAAGCTTTTTGGGAGAAAACCAATCAAACTTTAG